One Brassica napus cultivar Da-Ae chromosome A5, Da-Ae, whole genome shotgun sequence DNA window includes the following coding sequences:
- the LOC106452955 gene encoding uncharacterized protein LOC106452955 — translation MGKRSESAVGRVSSWRDPKGTEIMVQPVGKKELQELNHLKQSVTKGDKSLDSEERKKSEPKYTSQENKEENTEAINKSKLKYVDNRNIGKRKDHERNGFLYENGSRLNKIHKPVASPVSSVENGRNLGAYQTPPKPVTELQETVCNPEVNEHRVNGFIDPQKHKSHCSAISNGEASAKKRPHSDLKYLDQILNVPKREELHEFDVSEEQEWLLGQSSVRLSKKPKKVSSTLLDETLQVWNQALSIEASDTVALPYVVPF, via the exons ATGGGAAAAAGGTCTGAAAGTGCGGTTGGTCGAGTATCCTCTTGGAGAGATCCGAAAGGAACTGAGATTATGGTTCAACCAGTGGGGAAAAAAGAGCTACAAGAGCTGAATCACCTCAAGCAAAGTGTGACTAAGGGTGATAAGTCATTGGATAgcgaagagagaaagaaaagtgAACCAAAGTACACAAGTCAAGAGAACAAAGAAGAGAACACAGAGGCGATCAACAAAAGTAAACTCAAATATGTAGATAATAGGAATATTGGCAAACGGAAGGATCATGAGAGGAACGGATTCTTATATG AGAATGGATCTAGGCTAAACAAGATACATAAGCCAGTTGCTTCACCAGTGTCATCCGTAGAGAACGGAAGAAACTTGGGAGCATATCAAACTCCTCCGAAGCCTGTTACTGAGTTGCAAGAAACAGTGTGTAATCCAGAGGTCAATGAGCATAGAGTAAACGGTTTCATTGATCCTCAAAAACACAAAAGCCACTGTTCAGCTATTTCAAACGGTGAGGCATCAGCGAAAAAGCGGCCTCACTCAGACTTGAAGTATTTGGATCAGATACTGAATGTACCCAAAAGGGAGGAGTTGCATGAGTTTGATGTAAGTGAAGAACAAGAGTGGCTACTTGGTCAGTCTAGTGTGAGATTATCAAAGAAGCCAAAAAAAGTTTCTAGTACTTTGTTGGATGAGACTCTGCAAGTCTGGAACCAGGCTCTTAGTATAGAAGCTTCTGATACTGTAGCTCTTCCATATGTTGTTCCGTTCTAG